One Choloepus didactylus isolate mChoDid1 chromosome 8, mChoDid1.pri, whole genome shotgun sequence DNA window includes the following coding sequences:
- the DGKA gene encoding diacylglycerol kinase alpha isoform X4 produces MVDGAEPESSMPGSPVTTSKSLGLFISPLFYQHHHHPCCPKNLDNSRTDSKQEKLKISPFTLYFGPGPAKAYPLKRRSRCPKYYHIVFKTIFDKNKRMAKERGLMSPSDFAQLQKYMEYSSKKVSDVLQLFYEDSKMATYLQGDAIGYEGFKQFLMIYLDVPTVPNKLSLALFQSFQTDHCLKETMSKDVVCLSDVSCYFSLLERGQPEDKLEFTFKLYDTDRNGILDSSEVDKIIIQMMRMAEYLDWDVSELRPILQEMMKEIDYDGSGSVSLAEWLRAGSTTVPLLVLLGLEMTLKDNGQHMWRPKRFPRPVYCNLCETSIGLGKQGLSCILCKYFVHDQCAMKALPCEVSTYAKSRKDIGVQSHVWVRGGCESGRCDRCQKKIRIHHSLTGLHCVWCHLEIHDDCLEAVGHECDCGPLRDHILPPSSIYPSVLVSGQDRKISKTSQKSMEVFSLSTSEALRIEPVSNTHPLLVFVNPKSGGKQGVRVLWKFQYLLNPRQVFNLLKDDPELGLRFFKDVADCRILVCGGDGTVGWILETIDKANLPVVPPVAVLPLGTGNDLARCLRWGGGYEGQNLGKILKDLETSKVVHMDRWSVEVIPEQTEEKSDPVPFHIINNYFSIGVDASIAHRFHIMREKYPEKFNSRMKNKLWYFEFATSESLFATCKKLEESLTVEVCVMRANPTSFSACIQVSSTTGTLGNFYILKPLLL; encoded by the exons GCCTACCCTCTGAAGCGGAGGTCCAGGTGTCCGAAGTACTACCACATCGTCTTTAAGACCATCtttgacaaaaataaaaggatggccAAGGAGAGGGGTCTAATGAGCCCCAGTGATTTTGCCCAGCTGCAAAAATACATGGAAT ACTCCTCCAAAAAAGTCAGTGATGTATTACAGCTCTTCTATGAGGATAGCAAGATGGCTACATATCTCCAAGGAGAT GCCATTGGGTACGAGGGATTCAAGCAATTCCTAATGATCTATCTCGATGTGCCTACTGTTCCCAATAAGCTGAGCCTGGCACTGTTTCAATCCTTCCAGACTGATCACTGCTTAAAAGAGACTATGAGTAAAG ATGTGGTGTGTCTCAGTGACGTCTCCTGCTACTTTTCCCTTCTGGAACGtggccagccagaagacaagCTAGAAT TCACCTTCAAGCTGTACGACACGGACAGAAATGGGATTCTGGACAGCTCA GAAGTGGACAAAATCATCATACAGATGATGCGAATGGCTGAATACCTGGATTGGGATGTGTCTGAGCTGAGGCCG ATTCTTCAGGAGATGATGAAAGAGATTGACTATGATGGCAGTGGCTCTGTTTCTCTTGCTGAGTGGCTCCGGGCAGGGTCCACCACTGTGCCACTGCTAGTGCTGCTGGGTCTGGAGATG ACCCTGAAGGACAATGGGCAGCATATGTGGAGACCCAAGAGGTTCCCCCGACCAGTCTACTGCAACCTATGCGAGACAAGCATTGGTCTTGGCAAGCAGGGGCTGAGCTGTATCC TCTGTAAGTACTTCGTTCACGACCAGTGTGCCATGAAGGCCCTGCCTTGTGAAGTCAGCACCTATGCCAAGTCTCGGAAGGACATTGGT GTCCAATCACATGTGTGGGTGCGAGGAGGCTGTGAGTCTGGGCGCTGTGACCGCTGTCAGAAAAAGATCCGGATCCACCACAGTTTAACCGGGCTGCATTGTGTGTGGTGCCACCTAGAG ATCCACGATGACTGTCTGGAAGCTGTGGGCCATGAGTGTGACTGTGGGCCGCTCCGTGATCACATCCTGCCCCCATCTTCCATCTACCCCAGCGTCCTG GTCTCTGGACAGGATCGTAAAATTAGCAAAACAAGCCAGAAGAGCATGGAGGTTTTCAGTTTGAGCACCTCTGAGGCTCTGCGG ATTGAACCTGTTTCCAACACCCACCCACTTCTTGTCTTTGTCAACCCCAAGAGTGGTGGGAAGCAGGGGGTCAG GGTACTTTGGAAGTTCCAGTATCTACTAAACCCTCGGCAGGTGTTCAACCTCCTAAAGGATGATCCTGAGTTAGG GCTCAGATTCTTCAAAGATGTTGCTGATTGCCGGATTTTGGTGTGTGGTGGCGATGGCACAGTAGGCTGGATTCTAGAGACCATTG ACAAAGCCAACTTGCCTGTGGTGCCTCCTGTCGCTGTGTTGCCTCTGGGCACTGGAAATGACCTCGCCCGTTGCCTAAGGTGGGGAGGAG GGTATGAGGGACAGAATTTGGGGAAGATCCTCAAGGACTTAGAGACAAGTAAGGTGGTACATATGGATCGATGGTCTGTGGAGGTGATACCCGAACAAACCGAAGAAAAGAGTGACCCAGTCCCTTTTCATATCATCAATAACTACTTCTCCATCGGTGTG GATGCTTCTATTGCTCACCGATTCCACATCATGCGGGAGAAATATCCTGAGAAGTTCAACAGCAG AATGAAGAACAAGCTATGGTACTTTGAATTTGCAACATCTGAATCCCTCTTCGCAACATGCAAAAAGCTGGAAGAATCTTTGACAGTTGAGGTATGTGTGATGAGAGCTAACCCTACATCCTTTTCAGCTTGTATCCAAGTTTCCTCCACCACAGGCACCCTTGGGAACTTCTATATTCTCAAACCTTTACTCCTTTGA